In Treponema sp. OMZ 798, the following proteins share a genomic window:
- a CDS encoding peptidylprolyl isomerase: MASSKKVAASIGGIIVFVLGVIAFVVAPMVTDRASQGFTVVGKWGNVRIDNGPSSPFVDQYHFLANYVERQKIEPEDAQMREFFWQQLSYLAFRAAVVQVAMEDEVINAGYRVPQFRVNKDLINYYLDENGVYSETRYRQTPETTRVTYRKEIEKYIKDNRYIEDLFGNGNSYGLKTSSNETDFIVDMAKKERSFKYVVFNLSLYPSSEIVKYGKEHSDLFTSYDLSLLSYPTEEEAKKMLASLKSGEVSFEDAVILNATKTLTDESGKITSNYRTDINRYFPDNEHLKAVLALKPSDLSPVVSMQNGMFGIVRCNAEPSLPDFESESLISNIRNYMNRNEKGMLEDYVLQTANKFAENAKALGLEKAAEDFKETTLTVETSNLFGINYGNASSLPPLPAQGVFAALSKNEAFFKKAFALKSGEISEPILAGSEVAILTLAEEKEIDSYTMDRTKTDYQNQAGAWFPYYHIAAIMSMQGMNYPLPIAHKTFMDYIFTNAKFQDNFGNLFK, from the coding sequence ATGGCTAGTTCAAAAAAAGTTGCTGCTTCCATAGGAGGCATTATAGTTTTTGTTTTGGGTGTAATCGCATTTGTTGTGGCTCCTATGGTAACAGACCGCGCTTCTCAAGGATTTACTGTAGTCGGGAAATGGGGTAATGTAAGAATCGATAACGGTCCGTCTTCTCCCTTCGTTGACCAATATCACTTTTTGGCTAATTACGTTGAGAGGCAAAAAATCGAGCCGGAAGATGCTCAAATGAGGGAATTTTTCTGGCAGCAGCTCTCATATTTGGCTTTTAGAGCTGCCGTTGTGCAAGTAGCTATGGAAGATGAGGTTATAAATGCCGGATACCGTGTTCCTCAGTTCCGAGTTAATAAGGATCTAATAAACTATTATTTGGATGAAAACGGAGTTTATTCCGAAACAAGGTACCGGCAGACTCCCGAAACTACCAGAGTTACATATAGAAAAGAAATCGAAAAATATATTAAGGATAACAGATATATTGAAGATTTATTCGGAAATGGAAATAGCTACGGTCTTAAAACATCTTCAAACGAAACCGATTTTATTGTCGATATGGCAAAGAAAGAAAGAAGCTTTAAATATGTCGTTTTTAATTTGAGCCTCTATCCTTCTTCCGAAATCGTAAAATACGGAAAAGAACACAGCGATCTTTTTACAAGCTATGATCTATCCTTGTTAAGCTATCCCACCGAAGAAGAAGCAAAGAAGATGCTTGCCTCTCTTAAAAGCGGAGAAGTAAGTTTTGAGGATGCCGTTATTTTAAATGCAACAAAAACCTTGACAGATGAAAGCGGAAAGATTACTTCAAATTATCGAACGGATATAAATAGATATTTCCCCGATAACGAACATCTTAAAGCTGTTTTAGCTTTGAAGCCTTCAGATTTAAGCCCTGTTGTTTCTATGCAAAACGGCATGTTCGGAATTGTAAGGTGTAACGCAGAGCCTTCTCTTCCCGATTTTGAAAGTGAGTCTCTTATTTCAAATATTCGAAATTACATGAATCGAAATGAAAAGGGAATGCTCGAAGATTATGTGCTCCAAACTGCAAATAAATTTGCGGAAAATGCAAAAGCTTTAGGGCTTGAAAAAGCTGCTGAAGATTTTAAAGAAACAACCTTAACGGTTGAGACTTCAAATCTTTTTGGAATCAATTACGGAAACGCAAGCTCCCTTCCGCCTCTTCCGGCTCAGGGTGTTTTTGCAGCTCTTTCAAAAAACGAAGCCTTTTTTAAAAAGGCCTTTGCTTTAAAGAGCGGAGAAATTTCCGAGCCTATTCTTGCCGGTTCTGAGGTTGCCATTTTAACTCTTGCAGAAGAAAAAGAAATTGACAGCTACACAATGGATCGTACTAAAACGGATTACCAAAATCAGGCAGGAGCTTGGTTCCCCTATTATCACATAGCAGCTATTATGAGTATGCAGGGAATGAATTATCCTCTTCCGATTGCTCATAAAACCTTTATGGATTATATTTTTACCAATGCTAAATTCCAAGATAATTTTGGGAACCTATTTAAATAA